Proteins encoded together in one Musa acuminata AAA Group cultivar baxijiao chromosome BXJ3-6, Cavendish_Baxijiao_AAA, whole genome shotgun sequence window:
- the LOC103988748 gene encoding iron-sulfur cluster assembly protein 1, with protein sequence MLSFAGKRLLGLGHRVSAAAVAGRGYHERVVDHYDNPRNVGSFDKNDPSVGTGLVGAPACGDVMKLQIRVDEESGKIVDACFKTFGCGSAIASSSVATEWVKGKKMEEVLSIKNTEIAKHLSLPPVKLHCSMLAEDAIKAAVKDYEAKKAKEGNADAAAQAEKA encoded by the exons ATGCTAAGCTTTGCGGGGAAGAGGCTGTTAGGGTTAGGGCATCGGGTCTCGGCCGCCGCCGTGGCGGGGCGGGGTTACCACGAGAGGGTGGTGGACCACTACGACAACCCCCGGAACGTCGGGTCCTTCGACAAGAACGACCCGTCGGTGGGGACGGGGCTTGTGGGCGCGCCGGCCTGCGGCGACGTGATGAAGCTCCAGATCAGGGTGGATGAGGAGTCCGGGAAGATCGTCGACGCCTGCTTTAAGACCTTCGGCTGCGGCTCCGCCATCGCCTCCTCATCTGTCG CTACTGAATGGGTGAAAGGgaagaaaatggaagaagtgCTATCCATTAAGAACAC GGAAATCGCAAAGCATCTTTCGCTTCCCCCAGTGAAGCTCCATTGCAGCATGCTTGCCGAAGATGCAATTAAGGCGGCAGTAAAAGACTACGAAGCAAAGAAGGCCAAAGAAGGAAATGCCGATGCCGCCGCCCAAGCTGAGAAAGCGTAG